The window TCAGAGCCATTGTCGGTGTGCACAGTCACAGGCTTCCCCCAGACGGGCCATTCGGTATCCACGCCATGAAGGGCGAGCCAGTTTTCCTTTGGCAGTATGGAGTGCACCAAGCACATTGCGACTGACACGGCCGAAGGCGCGCTCATCGACAGGAAGTATCCAGTGATCATTCTTGAGTAGACGCAGATAGCAAGGGTCAGCCAAGGTCTGCCTATGGGTCTCCTGTGAACGTCATCCACGATGATCATATCTGCGGGGGTATGGTCGATCTGCACGATCTCGAGTGGATACTCGGTGTGAAGTCCGCCGGGGCGGGGATCATATTTGTTCCCAGCGAGCTCTTTGTATCCTCGTGCTCGTAAGACTTCCCTATCCGGTAGTTTCTTGATTCGTGCGCGAACGGTGTCGCTGTTGGGAGGGGCCAGCTTCTTAGCTTTACACAGCCTCTTAATCTCTTTAACCGTAGCCGCCACTGAATAGCGCTGATCGGTTAAGTAAAATGTATCGATCCCTTCTTTCATGACTTCTTCGACATCGTCAGAAATTCGCTGACGCCCCTTTGCCCATCCGCGTTTGAAGGGGATAAGCGCAGTGACTTCGCCATACTCCTTGTACCTGTTCAGCCACCTGTAAACGGTCACAAAGTTGACGCCAGCCTCTCTCGCTCTTTGCTCGACAGCCGCTTTGGTTTGGCCGTTGAGCGTTAGAAGCGGAGATATTATCGACAAACGCTTTTGGGCCTCGGCCCACTCTTCGGTGCCTATATCCTCTAGGTCGTGATTTATGTAGAGCCCTTTCACCTTTTCGGCGAGTACTGGTTTGAGTTCAGCAATGCGTAAAACCTTCGCCCGCCCACTCTCCACGTTCATCCCCAAGACCGTCTGATAGTCGAGCACTTGGGTGATCCGATAAATTTCCTTTTGGTAGCAAACCATCTCCCCCACCGCGAGGCGGATGAATGAGCGATCTACCTTGATGCCCTTCGGGATTTCATCAGTAGCGTCCATTAGAGAGTCACCGACACTTCAAGAAAATCATCAATTTTCCTGCTTATGTCACAGTCGAGTTGGCGGTTGGCGATGAGGTGAAAAATGTGCGACGTGCCCAGCGCCTCAGATCCTGTGAAATGCAAAGCCACGAGATAGTGGATCGGTGCTGCTCCCATGAACTCGACCGTTTGAATCACTGCGTCCAAATCCTCTTTGGCGTAATCCGCACGCTTGAAGCGTTCAAGGAACTGTATGTTCTTCAGCGACTGCCCTCTGATTCTAGACTCGTCGTAGATATGAAAACGCCACCCTTGTGCCCTGGCATAGCTCCACGCCGCTTTCCACTTAGGCAAGTACTCGCGCCAGCTTTCCCGCCAGTTTTCTTCCGGTTTGACCTCTACCAGCATGGGGGGGATTTCCGCTCGGCCTTTGAAGCGGACCAAGAAGTCAGGGGTGTACGTGTATGAACGGCCATTCCGGGCAACGAAGTCTAGAGTCACTGGCTGAGATACCACGGACACGACTTCCCTGCTGAAATCCATTCGCGCAATGAAGTCGCGCTCAAGCGCCGACTCGAATGCAACGCCTTCTCCGCGAAAAGCGTACACGCCTGAGAGGCTGCGATGCGTAGATTTAATACGCCTAGCAACAGAGAATTTAGGCTGTTTGCAGCTATTTGTGTCCATATTTCGGCCGTTTGCGCCTATTAATCGTATTTGGTTGCATATTTGACTCAAAAATAATACGACGGAATGCGGCCTGCAAGCCAAACTGGTTGCATTAATTACCGAATGTCACAGAGGCAGCCGTCCACAGCCTGGCGAAATCACCCTTGCTCACCATGGGGTGTTGTTTCTGGATGAGCTGCCGGAGTTTGATCGCCGGGTGCTGGAAGTCCTTCGCGAGCCCATGGAATCAGGGCATATCGTGATTTCCCGTGCGCGGGATCGGGTACGGTTTCCGGCGCGCTTTCAGCTGGTCGCGGCGATGAACCCCTGCCCTTGCGGCTATCTGGGTGAGCCCACCGGGCGCTGCCGTTGTTCTACCGAGCAGATTCAGCGCTATCGCAACAAACTGTCCGGGCCGCTGCTGGACCGCATCGACCTGCACCTGACGGTGGCGCGGGAGGCCACCGCCTTGAACCCTGGCACACAGACAGGCGACAGCACCGCCAGCGCTGCCGTTGTCGTCGCCCAAGCCCGAGATATTCAGAATCAGCGCCAGGGTTGCGCCAACGCCTTTCTCGATTTGCCTGCCTTGCGTAAGCATTGCGCCTTGTCCAGCGCCGATGAAGCCTGGCTGGAAACCGCTTGCGAGCGTTTGACCCTGTCCCTGCGCTCGGCCCATCGCCTGCTTAAAGTGGCCCGCACCCTGGCCGACCTGGAACGTGCCGAAGCCATCAGCAGAAGCCATGTGGCCGAAGCGCTGCAGTATCGGCCGGCGACTGCTTAACGTCATAGCAAACCGAGTTCAGGACTTGGCCTTCTCGTCGGACGCAGGCGGGGAGGCCAGGTCAGAAGAGCTGCTTTGGGGGGTGTTGTTTTTTATATATGTCAGCCTCATTCGATCTAGCCTATCAAGGACTGTTTTCGGCAGCCTCTTGTTGTTTTTATTTTTATTATGTTCGGCTCTTTCTCTTCTCACAATTTCGATTTGTTTGTAAGACGCGTAGGACATCATTAACCAGATGAGCCCGGTCAGCAAAAATACCCACTTCCCTGATCCGACTACGTTCTGCAAATTCCAGTCGTTAAGTAGATGATCCAGTTCATAAAAGAACTCGAACTGGATCAAGAAATTAACCAGGAATGCTGAAAAATAGAAGATGAAAAATGGGGCTGTCACCTTTTTGAATGCTCGCACAGTAAAAAGTACGAGCACCCAGTTACGCTGTTTATAAGCTATCGCGAATAAAATGCCAAAAAATCCCAGCAGTAAGGAAGGAAGAAGCAACTCGATGCTCTCGGCTACCCATCGTATTACCTTGGTAATTAGTTCATTCAACCAGATCCAATTGAATCCCGTAAATTCCCAAGGAAAACCCAGCGTTTTCTTGATGAATCTGGATAGCATGTCCCATGCGACGATCATTGCAATGGGCGTGATAGCAAGCGCTATTGAAAATAGCGTAGCAGAAAAGGCCCGGCGGCTAGGCGGATGGTCATAGGTTTTTAGATGTTGGATCAGGAGTTTTTTTAACAATTTCCCTTCCTTGATTGATTTCCAGATCATGATGACTTGTTGCTCGTGAGAATTGAATCCCGAAACTATGCATCGGCAGGTCATCCGTGATCTTGACTATGGACTTATCCCAGCAGTCGTTGGTTGCTCTCCTCATCTCGCGCTTTGGATTGCGAGAAGCGGCGCGCCGGCCGACCTGGAACGTGCCGGATCCATCAGCAGAAGCCATGTGGCCCAAGCGCTGCAGTATCGGCCGGCGAGTAATTGAACATGGCTTGACGCTGTCCTGTAGGAGCGAACTTGTTCGCGAGGCGTATCGTCTGACACACCGCCTCGCCAACAAGTTGGCTCCTACAGAATTGGGCCGAACTGTATCTTGCGAGGCGTACACCATCTGCCTAAAGTGGCGCGCATTCATCACGACGCTACGGAAACCATCAAATGGAATTCAACAACGGCTTCCTGCTCAGCCTGTCGCTGTGCCTGGAGATTGGGCTGGCCAACATGGCGATGATCAACATCGCCATGCAGCGTGGCTTTGCCGAAGGCGTGTGGCTGGGGTTGGGGACCTGTATCGGCGACCTGATTTATGCCGTGCTGGCGATGTTGGGTATGGCCGTGTTGCTTCAGTTTGAAGCGGTGCGCTGGGTCTTGTGGATCGGTGGCTCGCTGGTGCTCTGCTATCTGAGCGTGAAGATGCTGCTCAGTGCATTCAGGCCCGCCGGGGACATGCAGCAGGCGAGTGAGCAGTGGGGCAAAACCAAGCTTGCGCTGTTCTCCCGAGGCATCATGCTGGCGATGTCTTCTCCGAGTGCGATTTTGTGGTTTGCTGCGGTGGGCGGTGCAATCATCGCGCGACAAGGCAATGACCTGGCGACTGCCGGGCTGTTTCTGTCGGGTTTCTTCGCGGCAGGGGTGCTGTGGTCGATTTCCCTGTGCGCAGTGGCGTATCAGGGCGGACGATTGATTGGCGAACGCTTGATGAAATACACCTACATCGCGTCGGCGCTGATCTTTGCCTACTTCGCGGTGTACGTGGTGGTCAGCGGCTATGTGGAGTTTGTGGGCGGCTCAAGCGCGTTTCCACATTGATGCCTGGCGCTCCCGCGAACCATCACCGAACCCTGTGGGAGCGAATTCATTCGCGAAGAGGCCAGTACGTCCGACGCATCTTTATGGGTCTTGATATCGCCTTCGCGAATAAATTCGCTCCCACAGGAACAGGTCAGCCAAGGCTTCTATGTGTGATCAGAAGCCTTGGCGGCAGACATGGAATCTCCCGCAATCACTCAACGAAACCGGTCAACCTCATTGCGCAGCTCAGCCGCCAGTGAGTTCAGCTCTTCGGCCGTCACGGCCAGGTGCGAGACCACTTCGCGCTGCTCGCTGTTGGCCATGGCGATGCTTTGCAGGTTGCTGCTGAGCAAGGTCGCGGTGCTGCTTTGTTCCTGGGTCGCGGTGGTGATGGCGGCGAACTGCTGACCAGCCGAGCGGCTCTGCTCATCGATCTGTGCCAGTGCTGCAGCGACTTTGGCGTTACGTGCCAAGCCTTCCTGCATCTGCGCATTACCTTGTTGCATGGTGGTAATGGCGTTGCCGGTTTCCTGCTGGATGCTGGTGATCATCCCGGAGATTTCGTTGGTGGCGTCCCGTGTGCGGGTTGCCAGGCTGC of the Paucimonas lemoignei genome contains:
- the tnsB gene encoding transposase — translated: MDATDEIPKGIKVDRSFIRLAVGEMVCYQKEIYRITQVLDYQTVLGMNVESGRAKVLRIAELKPVLAEKVKGLYINHDLEDIGTEEWAEAQKRLSIISPLLTLNGQTKAAVEQRAREAGVNFVTVYRWLNRYKEYGEVTALIPFKRGWAKGRQRISDDVEEVMKEGIDTFYLTDQRYSVAATVKEIKRLCKAKKLAPPNSDTVRARIKKLPDREVLRARGYKELAGNKYDPRPGGLHTEYPLEIVQIDHTPADMIIVDDVHRRPIGRPWLTLAICVYSRMITGYFLSMSAPSAVSVAMCLVHSILPKENWLALHGVDTEWPVWGKPVTVHTDNGSDFKAHNLIQSCSNHDIKREFRPRKTPHWGAKIERLMGTFSGINKLDKGTTFSNTTERQGYDSEKKAIYTFDEYETRLVRNIIKYNNEYHQEIGMAPIRKWNVAFFGDRESTAILPLPPRVANPWTFQLDFLPVSRRTINPYGVEMDAMYFAEALRPWVGAKDQKTGKARTFLFRRDPRDINRIWFYDPSLKEYFEVPIIRAHYPGATVAEYVNAKRKARKEGLDAVNEAVIERLMDENRQQEIQAAASTKSARRSVQKRKNNSKQTTPARPEPRATPKPNSPAIPAPSGLLSIDDVGTFGDVW
- a CDS encoding TnsA endonuclease N terminal codes for the protein MDTNSCKQPKFSVARRIKSTHRSLSGVYAFRGEGVAFESALERDFIARMDFSREVVSVVSQPVTLDFVARNGRSYTYTPDFLVRFKGRAEIPPMLVEVKPEENWRESWREYLPKWKAAWSYARAQGWRFHIYDESRIRGQSLKNIQFLERFKRADYAKEDLDAVIQTVEFMGAAPIHYLVALHFTGSEALGTSHIFHLIANRQLDCDISRKIDDFLEVSVTL
- the comM_2 gene encoding Mg chelatase-like protein, with protein sequence MLFLDELPEFDRRVLEVLREPMESGHIVISRARDRVRFPARFQLVAAMNPCPCGYLGEPTGRCRCSTEQIQRYRNKLSGPLLDRIDLHLTVAREATALNPGTQTGDSTASAAVVVAQARDIQNQRQGCANAFLDLPALRKHCALSSADEAWLETACERLTLSLRSAHRLLKVARTLADLERAEAISRSHVAEALQYRPATA
- a CDS encoding membrane protein, whose protein sequence is MEFNNGFLLSLSLCLEIGLANMAMINIAMQRGFAEGVWLGLGTCIGDLIYAVLAMLGMAVLLQFEAVRWVLWIGGSLVLCYLSVKMLLSAFRPAGDMQQASEQWGKTKLALFSRGIMLAMSSPSAILWFAAVGGAIIARQGNDLATAGLFLSGFFAAGVLWSISLCAVAYQGGRLIGERLMKYTYIASALIFAYFAVYVVVSGYVEFVGGSSAFPH